A stretch of Heterodontus francisci isolate sHetFra1 chromosome 1, sHetFra1.hap1, whole genome shotgun sequence DNA encodes these proteins:
- the smim15 gene encoding small integral membrane protein 15, with the protein MLDIRGWAEYIVEWAAKDPYGFLSTVILALTPLFLASAVLSWKLAKMIEARDREQKKKQKRQENINKAKRPKKD; encoded by the coding sequence ATGTTGGACATAAGAGGTTGGGCAGAGTACATTGTTGAATGGGCTGCAAAAGACCCTTATGGCTTCCTTTCAACAGTTATCTTGGCACTAACCCCACTGTTCTTAGCAAGTGCAGTGTTGTCATGGAAACTGGCAAAAATGATTGAGGCCAGAGATCGAGAGCAGAAGAAGAAACAAAAACGTCAAGAAAATATTAATAAAGCCAAGAGACCAAAGAAGGATTGA